The Nymphalis io chromosome 14, ilAglIoxx1.1, whole genome shotgun sequence genome has a segment encoding these proteins:
- the LOC126773323 gene encoding DENN domain-containing protein Crag isoform X1 yields MDERRVADYFVVAGLPEQPEVLDDSDSGHLKGYSTKPPITDIGVIFPGLGETVPNGYEMLELTPTGLPADLNHGSMRSPECFLCLRRGRDRPPLVDIGVMYDGRERLMADAEMVLVSVGGRLANVNNSTAKTFITYRRAHPTAPCNALVVVDVCVIVASRGETPPHAFCMIAKNLNKGLMGSDVFLCYKKSMNRPPLIAYKPEVLFRYPTVDRRSLVFPTSVPLFCLPMGATLELWPNNAASPKPVFSTFVLTVADATDKVYGSAVTFYESYSHSQLSESQAEQLGWRAGVSHNTHALHANKSICLLSRWPFSDTFERWLLYILEMSWSKEPLNIPIERYITHLLEEVPFPEPRILLQLSPTNPHDRVIVTRRDDQPLVRSGAGFRQLLLNLGPDNCLLLLALAITEQKILIHSLRPDTLTAVSEAVSSLLFPFKWQCPYIPLCPLGLAEVLHAPLPYLIGVDSRFFDLYEPPPDVTCVDLDTNNITICESQRHISLKILPKRQARTLRQTLEQLFANIRPASPVHSSNDSKYNGEPTTSLDRDFQKRKKEQALELKIQEAFLRFMAVTLQGYRSYLIPITKAPTVGTTDPHALFHMDAFLRSRDKTYQRFYALIMRTQMFTRFIEERSFVCDADQCLTFFDECTERVAAVDEPLLGLDAGNASERTVFVLPPDPPDPEGQYTYEKLVLDERLATRGREGRSLRAAPPAALASAESLADASPMARRTKNEIVAAQRLARKASLSPEAWAKCLLGACYSLYFLALPCRLILCRGKEHATLRSAYELLERATKLRVPLDEVCYRVMMQLCGIHSLPVLAVQLLFLMKRAGLQPNALTYGYYNRCVLEAEWPQDMPSGSQLLWNKLRVAVLGAALFRHAGAQRAARNGSGTLPRVRTVGGEGADLSALALAEPNRSRSSLDSAGEASAGASAFEALVRRGNIVRAATAHPRHCQLSAHAGILISGLPSDPDLTRTTRPRSNSLGNEETEPTLSITEKRQTIHVSPDSPSDLRILTRSESFAGDAQIVQNLQRLSFSSGTSNPKSRCSRTLSFPEEPEKEAAATDPLETTKSSPLKLSPRTPVLADDPLGALSAAAAPPPRAPAPAPAPPPRHDLSVSPKLFHRRSGSFHEDTAPLAGKLHRSETAPATVSSGLASIGNTLKISFGRFSPARLSLRKENMNIGKAMIENYLSPTSIAGKKSNELLQSGLSSLKSAATSMAKKFDEMKEVISANSTPVKGAIGNATSALTSFMTEDDSADGSSELNPDEFTSGSGFRRASSDAELACSMERGSLATLLAHLPDNLYPSAQDNSKSDNPSIEVHITSCSQCHQCLAFLYDEDIMAGWAADDSNLNTRCTACGRHTVPLLSIQVIRIGQAQAETLSVPYLNPLVLRKEFESILGREGDSCLAEPEFVESHPIVYWNLVWFLERANIENHLPDLLSPDYSAKYMSSDSDPLPDMEKPAGVSVVCAWEGARAAEGDAPALHRAWRGRLQPRSRTLRALLLTDHDCSKHYSVVLAVLDGLLSNDLSDAIRKLASWRESTCGNKRYYSYYRDILFLAMAALGEQNIDFLALQNEYTRALDQLGTEARPQDLPPSTTAICCRHYFKRLRLTVNE; encoded by the exons gcgTCATGTACGATGGTAGAGAGAGATTGATGGCAGATGCCGAGATGGTTCTGGTCTCCGTCGGGGGTCGACTCGCCAACGTGAACAATTCTACCGCGAAAACATTCATAACGTACAGACGCGCTCATCCCACTGCGCCCTGCAACGCGCTCGTAGTTGTCGACGTGTGTGTAATAGTGGCCAGTAGAGGGGAGACTCCGCCTCATGCGTTCTGTATGATTGccaaaaatcttaataaag GTTTAATGGGAAGTGACGTATTCCTCTGTTACAAGAAGTCAATGAACCGTCCGCCGCTAATAGCCTATAAACCAGAAGTACTGTTTAG ATATCCAACAGTCGACCGACGTAGTCTAGTTTTCCCGACGTCCGTGCCACTATTCTGTTTGCCAATGGGCGCTACGTTGGAACTGTGGCCGAACAATGCCGCGTCACCGAAGCCGGTATTCTCTACCTTCGTCCTGACGGTAGCCGATGCCACTGATAAG GTGTACGGGTCCGCGGTGACGTTCTACGAGAGCTACTCGCACTCGCAGCTAAGCGAGTCGCAGGCGGAGCAGCTGGGCTGGCGCGCGGGCGTCTCGCACAACACGCACGCGCTGCACGCCAACAAGTCTATCTGCCTTCTCTCGCGCTGGCCCTTCAGCGACACTTTCGAACGCTGGCTGCTCTACATACTG GAGATGTCATGGAGCAAAGAACCCTTAAATATACCGATTGAACGATATATAACACATTTGTTAGAAGAAGTTCCTTTTCCCGAACCAAGAATATTATTAcag TTATCACCAACGAACCCCCACGACCGGGTCATCGTGACGCGTCGCGATGATCAGCCGCTGGTCCGCAGCGGGGCCGGCTTCAGACAGCTGCTGCTGAACCTGGGACCTGACAACTGCCTCCTGCTACTCGCTCTGGCCATCACCGAGCAAAAGATACTTATACATTCATTGAG gcCCGACACATTGACCGCCGTATCTGAGGCAGTTTCGAGTCTCCTGTTTCCATTTAAATGGCAGTGTCCATACATACCTCTATGCCCTTTAG GCTTAGCAGAAGTACTTCATGCGCCGTTGCCGTATCTTATAGGCGTGGATTCGAGGTTCTTTGACCTCTACGAGCCACCACCGGACGTCACGTGCGTCGATCTTGACACTAATAACATTACT ATATGTGAATCCCAGCGACATATCTCGTTGAAAATTCTACCGAAACGACAAGCGAGGACACTTCGCCAGACACTCGAACAGTTATTTGCCAACATAAGACCTG ccTCACCTGTCCACTCTTCAAATGATAGTAAATATAACGGAGAACCAACAACAAGCTTGGATCGAGATTTTCAGAAAAGAAAGAAAGAG CAAGCTTTAGAACTGAAGATTCAGGAAGCGTTTCTACGGTTCATGGCGGTAACTCTACAGGGTTACCGAAGCTACCTCATACCGATAACCAAAGCACCCACCGTCGGTACCACCGACCCACATGCCTTGTTCCACATGGACGCCTTCTTGAGGTCTAGGGAtaag ACGTACCAGCGGTTCTACGCGCTCATAATGCGCACGCAGATGTTCACGCGGTTCATCGAGGAGCGCTCGTTCGTGTGCGACGCGGACCAGTGCCTCACGTTCTTCGACGAGTGCACGGAGCGCGTGGCCGCCGTCGACGAGCCGCTGCTCGGCCTCGACGCCGGCAACGCGTCCGAGCGGACCGTGTTCGTGCTGCCGCCGGACCCGCCCGACCCCG AGGGGCAGTACACGTACGAGAAGCTGGTGCTGGACGAGCGGCTGGCCACGCGCGGCCGCGAGGGCCGCTCGctgcgcgccgcgccgcccgccgcgctcgCGTCGGCCGAGTCGCTGGCCGACGCCTCGCCCATGGCGCGCCGCACCAAGAACGAGATCGTCGCCGCGCAGCG TTTGGCACGCAAAGCGAGTCTTTCGCCCGAAGCGTGGGCGAAATGTCTCCTGGGCGCTTGTTATTCGCTTTATTTCCTGGCGCTACCGTGTCGCCTTATACTGTGTCGGGGAAAGGAGCACGCAACCCTTCGCAGCGCTTACGAGCTGTTGGAACGTGCGACTAAACTGAGAGTGCCTTTGGATGAG gtatGCTACAGAGTAATGATGCAGCTATGCGGTATTCACTCCTTGCCAGTACTGGCCGTACAATTGCTGTTTCTGATGAAGAGAGCTGGACTACAACCGAACGCCCTCACATACGGTTACTACAACCGCTGTGTGCTCGAAGCGGAGTGGCCGCAAGACATGCCGAG CGGCTCGCAGTTGCTGTGGAACAAGCTGCGCGTGGCCGTGCTGGGCGCCGCGCTGTTCCGCCACGCCGGCGCGCAGCGCGCCGCGCGGAACG GCTCCGGTACTCTACCGCGAGTTCGCACAGTCGGCGGTGAGGGTGCGGATCTATCGGCATTGGCGTTAGCCGAACCTAATCGTAGCAGATCAAGTCTCGATTCTG CGGGCGAGGCGAGTGCGGGCGCCAGCGCGTTCGAGGCGCTGGTGCGGCGCGGGAACATCGTGCGCGCCGCCACGGCGCACCCGCGGCACTGCCAGCTGTCCGCGCACGCCGGCATACTCATCTCAG GTCTGCCGTCCGATCCCGACCTGACCAGAACCACGAGGCCCAGAAGTAACTCCTTAGGGAACGAGGAGACCGAACCGACGTTGTCGATTACTGAGAAGAGACAG ACGATCCACGTAAGTCCAGACAGTCCGTCCGATCTACGTATCCTGACACGATCCGAGAGTTTCGCTGGAGATGCGCAAATAGTTCAGAACTTACAGAGGCTATCATTCTCTAGTG GCACGTCGAATCCTAAGTCCCGTTGTTCGCGAACGCTAAGTTTCCCTGAGGAGCCAGAGAAAGAAGCGGCAGCTACTGATCCATTGGAGACGACGAAATCATCACCACTCAA GCTGTCCCCGCGCACGCCGGTGCTGGCGGACGACCCGCTGGGCGCGCTGAGCGCGGCCGCGGCGCCGCCCCCccgcgcgcccgcgcccgcgcccgcgccgccgccgcgccacGACCTCAGCGTCAGCCCCAAGCTGTTCCACCGCCGCAGCGGCTCCTTCCACGAGGACACCGCGCCCCTCGCTGG GAAACTGCACAGGAGCGAGACGGCGCCCGCCACCGTGTCGTCCGGGCTGGCCAGCATCGGGAACACGCTCAAGATCAGCTTCGG ACGCTTTTCGCCTGCAAGACTGTCGTTGCGCAAGGAAAACATGAATATCGGCAAAGCAATGATCGAGAACTACCTCAG CCCAACAAGTATAGCGGGTAAGAAGTCAAACGAATTACTCCAAAGCGGTCTCAGTAGTCTCAAGTCTGCGGCGACCAGTATGGCGAAGAAATTTGACGAAATGAAAGAGGTTATATCAGCGAACTCGACACCGGTCAAAGGCGCTATCGGTAACGCAACGAGCGCCCTGACAAGTTTCATGACGGAGGACGATTCGGCGGACGGATCCTCTGAGTTGAATCCAGATG AGTTTACATCGGGGTCTGGGTTCCGACGCGCGTCGAGTGACGCCGAGCTGGCGTGCAGTATGGAGCGCGGCTCGCTGGCCACGCTGCTGGCGCACTTGCCCGACAATCTCTACCCGTCCGCC caGGACAATTCAAAGTCGGATAACCCGTCAATAGAAGTCCACATAACGTCGTGTTCGCAATGCCACCAGTGCCTCGCATTTCTGTACGACGAAGACATCATGGCGGGCTGGGCGGCCGACGACTCTAACCTTAACACGCGCTGTACTGCTTGCGGACGGCATACTGTACCGCTTTTATCGATACAA GTAATTCGAATAGGACAAGCGCAAGCAGAAACATTAAGCGTGCCTTATTTAAATCCATTGGTTCTGAGGAAAGAATTCGAATCTATTTTAG GTAGGGAAGGCGATTCTTGTCTTGCGGAACCGGAGTTCGTCGAATCGCATCCTATAGTATATTGGAATTTGGTTTGGTTCCTCGAACGCGCCAATATTGAGAATCATCTCCCCGACTTGTTGAGTCCCGATTACTCTGCGAAGTATATGAGTTCTGATTCTGATCCCTTGCCGGATATGGAAAAACCTGccg GCGTGTCGGTGGTGTGCGCGTGGGAGGGCGCGCGCGCGGCCGAGGGCGACGCGCCGGCGCTGCACCGCGCGTGGCGCGGCCGCCTGCAGCCGCGCTCGCGCACGCTGCGCGCGCTGCTGCTCACCGACCACGACTGCTCCAAGCACTACTC TGTCGTACTAGCAGTGTTGGACGGTCTCTTAAGTAATGATCTCTCCGACGCGATCAGAAAATTGGCCTCGTGGCGAGAATCCACCTGTGGAAACAAACGCTACTATTCGTATTACAG ggATATCCTCTTCCTGGCAATGGCGGCTCTGGGTGAACAGAACATCGACTTCTTAGCGTTACAGAACGAGTACACTCGCGCCCTCGACCAACTCGGCACTGAAGCCAGACCCCAGGACTTACCGCCTTCAACGACGGCCATATGTTGCAGGCATTACTTCAAGAGATTGCGTCTAACTGTAAACGAATAA
- the LOC126773323 gene encoding DENN domain-containing protein Crag isoform X3, whose translation MDERRVADYFVVAGLPEQPEVLDDSDSGHLKGYSTKPPITDIGVIFPGLGETVPNGYEMLELTPTGLPADLNHGSMRSPECFLCLRRGRDRPPLVDIGVMYDGRERLMADAEMVLVSVGGRLANVNNSTAKTFITYRRAHPTAPCNALVVVDVCVIVASRGETPPHAFCMIAKNLNKGLMGSDVFLCYKKSMNRPPLIAYKPEVLFRYPTVDRRSLVFPTSVPLFCLPMGATLELWPNNAASPKPVFSTFVLTVADATDKVYGSAVTFYESYSHSQLSESQAEQLGWRAGVSHNTHALHANKSICLLSRWPFSDTFERWLLYILEMSWSKEPLNIPIERYITHLLEEVPFPEPRILLQLSPTNPHDRVIVTRRDDQPLVRSGAGFRQLLLNLGPDNCLLLLALAITEQKILIHSLRPDTLTAVSEAVSSLLFPFKWQCPYIPLCPLGLAEVLHAPLPYLIGVDSRFFDLYEPPPDVTCVDLDTNNITICESQRHISLKILPKRQARTLRQTLEQLFANIRPASPVHSSNDSKYNGEPTTSLDRDFQKRKKEQALELKIQEAFLRFMAVTLQGYRSYLIPITKAPTVGTTDPHALFHMDAFLRSRDKTYQRFYALIMRTQMFTRFIEERSFVCDADQCLTFFDECTERVAAVDEPLLGLDAGNASERTVFVLPPDPPDPEGQYTYEKLVLDERLATRGREGRSLRAAPPAALASAESLADASPMARRTKNEIVAAQRLARKASLSPEAWAKCLLGACYSLYFLALPCRLILCRGKEHATLRSAYELLERATKLRVPLDEVCYRVMMQLCGIHSLPVLAVQLLFLMKRAGLQPNALTYGYYNRCVLEAEWPQDMPSGSQLLWNKLRVAVLGAALFRHAGAQRAARNGSGTLPRVRTVGGEGADLSALALAEPNRSRSSLDSAGEASAGASAFEALVRRGNIVRAATAHPRHCQLSAHAGILISGLPSDPDLTRTTRPRSNSLGNEETEPTLSITEKRQTIHVSPDSPSDLRILTRSESFAGDAQIVQNLQRLSFSSGTSNPKSRCSRTLSFPEEPEKEAAATDPLETTKSSPLKLSPRTPVLADDPLGALSAAAAPPPRAPAPAPAPPPRHDLSVSPKLFHRRSGSFHEDTAPLAGSETAPATVSSGLASIGNTLKISFGRFSPARLSLRKENMNIGKAMIENYLSPTSIAGKKSNELLQSGLSSLKSAATSMAKKFDEMKEVISANSTPVKGAIGNATSALTSFMTEDDSADGSSELNPDEFTSGSGFRRASSDAELACSMERGSLATLLAHLPDNLYPSAQDNSKSDNPSIEVHITSCSQCHQCLAFLYDEDIMAGWAADDSNLNTRCTACGRHTVPLLSIQVIRIGQAQAETLSVPYLNPLVLRKEFESILGREGDSCLAEPEFVESHPIVYWNLVWFLERANIENHLPDLLSPDYSAKYMSSDSDPLPDMEKPAGVSVVCAWEGARAAEGDAPALHRAWRGRLQPRSRTLRALLLTDHDCSKHYSVVLAVLDGLLSNDLSDAIRKLASWRESTCGNKRYYSYYRDILFLAMAALGEQNIDFLALQNEYTRALDQLGTEARPQDLPPSTTAICCRHYFKRLRLTVNE comes from the exons gcgTCATGTACGATGGTAGAGAGAGATTGATGGCAGATGCCGAGATGGTTCTGGTCTCCGTCGGGGGTCGACTCGCCAACGTGAACAATTCTACCGCGAAAACATTCATAACGTACAGACGCGCTCATCCCACTGCGCCCTGCAACGCGCTCGTAGTTGTCGACGTGTGTGTAATAGTGGCCAGTAGAGGGGAGACTCCGCCTCATGCGTTCTGTATGATTGccaaaaatcttaataaag GTTTAATGGGAAGTGACGTATTCCTCTGTTACAAGAAGTCAATGAACCGTCCGCCGCTAATAGCCTATAAACCAGAAGTACTGTTTAG ATATCCAACAGTCGACCGACGTAGTCTAGTTTTCCCGACGTCCGTGCCACTATTCTGTTTGCCAATGGGCGCTACGTTGGAACTGTGGCCGAACAATGCCGCGTCACCGAAGCCGGTATTCTCTACCTTCGTCCTGACGGTAGCCGATGCCACTGATAAG GTGTACGGGTCCGCGGTGACGTTCTACGAGAGCTACTCGCACTCGCAGCTAAGCGAGTCGCAGGCGGAGCAGCTGGGCTGGCGCGCGGGCGTCTCGCACAACACGCACGCGCTGCACGCCAACAAGTCTATCTGCCTTCTCTCGCGCTGGCCCTTCAGCGACACTTTCGAACGCTGGCTGCTCTACATACTG GAGATGTCATGGAGCAAAGAACCCTTAAATATACCGATTGAACGATATATAACACATTTGTTAGAAGAAGTTCCTTTTCCCGAACCAAGAATATTATTAcag TTATCACCAACGAACCCCCACGACCGGGTCATCGTGACGCGTCGCGATGATCAGCCGCTGGTCCGCAGCGGGGCCGGCTTCAGACAGCTGCTGCTGAACCTGGGACCTGACAACTGCCTCCTGCTACTCGCTCTGGCCATCACCGAGCAAAAGATACTTATACATTCATTGAG gcCCGACACATTGACCGCCGTATCTGAGGCAGTTTCGAGTCTCCTGTTTCCATTTAAATGGCAGTGTCCATACATACCTCTATGCCCTTTAG GCTTAGCAGAAGTACTTCATGCGCCGTTGCCGTATCTTATAGGCGTGGATTCGAGGTTCTTTGACCTCTACGAGCCACCACCGGACGTCACGTGCGTCGATCTTGACACTAATAACATTACT ATATGTGAATCCCAGCGACATATCTCGTTGAAAATTCTACCGAAACGACAAGCGAGGACACTTCGCCAGACACTCGAACAGTTATTTGCCAACATAAGACCTG ccTCACCTGTCCACTCTTCAAATGATAGTAAATATAACGGAGAACCAACAACAAGCTTGGATCGAGATTTTCAGAAAAGAAAGAAAGAG CAAGCTTTAGAACTGAAGATTCAGGAAGCGTTTCTACGGTTCATGGCGGTAACTCTACAGGGTTACCGAAGCTACCTCATACCGATAACCAAAGCACCCACCGTCGGTACCACCGACCCACATGCCTTGTTCCACATGGACGCCTTCTTGAGGTCTAGGGAtaag ACGTACCAGCGGTTCTACGCGCTCATAATGCGCACGCAGATGTTCACGCGGTTCATCGAGGAGCGCTCGTTCGTGTGCGACGCGGACCAGTGCCTCACGTTCTTCGACGAGTGCACGGAGCGCGTGGCCGCCGTCGACGAGCCGCTGCTCGGCCTCGACGCCGGCAACGCGTCCGAGCGGACCGTGTTCGTGCTGCCGCCGGACCCGCCCGACCCCG AGGGGCAGTACACGTACGAGAAGCTGGTGCTGGACGAGCGGCTGGCCACGCGCGGCCGCGAGGGCCGCTCGctgcgcgccgcgccgcccgccgcgctcgCGTCGGCCGAGTCGCTGGCCGACGCCTCGCCCATGGCGCGCCGCACCAAGAACGAGATCGTCGCCGCGCAGCG TTTGGCACGCAAAGCGAGTCTTTCGCCCGAAGCGTGGGCGAAATGTCTCCTGGGCGCTTGTTATTCGCTTTATTTCCTGGCGCTACCGTGTCGCCTTATACTGTGTCGGGGAAAGGAGCACGCAACCCTTCGCAGCGCTTACGAGCTGTTGGAACGTGCGACTAAACTGAGAGTGCCTTTGGATGAG gtatGCTACAGAGTAATGATGCAGCTATGCGGTATTCACTCCTTGCCAGTACTGGCCGTACAATTGCTGTTTCTGATGAAGAGAGCTGGACTACAACCGAACGCCCTCACATACGGTTACTACAACCGCTGTGTGCTCGAAGCGGAGTGGCCGCAAGACATGCCGAG CGGCTCGCAGTTGCTGTGGAACAAGCTGCGCGTGGCCGTGCTGGGCGCCGCGCTGTTCCGCCACGCCGGCGCGCAGCGCGCCGCGCGGAACG GCTCCGGTACTCTACCGCGAGTTCGCACAGTCGGCGGTGAGGGTGCGGATCTATCGGCATTGGCGTTAGCCGAACCTAATCGTAGCAGATCAAGTCTCGATTCTG CGGGCGAGGCGAGTGCGGGCGCCAGCGCGTTCGAGGCGCTGGTGCGGCGCGGGAACATCGTGCGCGCCGCCACGGCGCACCCGCGGCACTGCCAGCTGTCCGCGCACGCCGGCATACTCATCTCAG GTCTGCCGTCCGATCCCGACCTGACCAGAACCACGAGGCCCAGAAGTAACTCCTTAGGGAACGAGGAGACCGAACCGACGTTGTCGATTACTGAGAAGAGACAG ACGATCCACGTAAGTCCAGACAGTCCGTCCGATCTACGTATCCTGACACGATCCGAGAGTTTCGCTGGAGATGCGCAAATAGTTCAGAACTTACAGAGGCTATCATTCTCTAGTG GCACGTCGAATCCTAAGTCCCGTTGTTCGCGAACGCTAAGTTTCCCTGAGGAGCCAGAGAAAGAAGCGGCAGCTACTGATCCATTGGAGACGACGAAATCATCACCACTCAA GCTGTCCCCGCGCACGCCGGTGCTGGCGGACGACCCGCTGGGCGCGCTGAGCGCGGCCGCGGCGCCGCCCCCccgcgcgcccgcgcccgcgcccgcgccgccgccgcgccacGACCTCAGCGTCAGCCCCAAGCTGTTCCACCGCCGCAGCGGCTCCTTCCACGAGGACACCGCGCCCCTCGCTGG GAGCGAGACGGCGCCCGCCACCGTGTCGTCCGGGCTGGCCAGCATCGGGAACACGCTCAAGATCAGCTTCGG ACGCTTTTCGCCTGCAAGACTGTCGTTGCGCAAGGAAAACATGAATATCGGCAAAGCAATGATCGAGAACTACCTCAG CCCAACAAGTATAGCGGGTAAGAAGTCAAACGAATTACTCCAAAGCGGTCTCAGTAGTCTCAAGTCTGCGGCGACCAGTATGGCGAAGAAATTTGACGAAATGAAAGAGGTTATATCAGCGAACTCGACACCGGTCAAAGGCGCTATCGGTAACGCAACGAGCGCCCTGACAAGTTTCATGACGGAGGACGATTCGGCGGACGGATCCTCTGAGTTGAATCCAGATG AGTTTACATCGGGGTCTGGGTTCCGACGCGCGTCGAGTGACGCCGAGCTGGCGTGCAGTATGGAGCGCGGCTCGCTGGCCACGCTGCTGGCGCACTTGCCCGACAATCTCTACCCGTCCGCC caGGACAATTCAAAGTCGGATAACCCGTCAATAGAAGTCCACATAACGTCGTGTTCGCAATGCCACCAGTGCCTCGCATTTCTGTACGACGAAGACATCATGGCGGGCTGGGCGGCCGACGACTCTAACCTTAACACGCGCTGTACTGCTTGCGGACGGCATACTGTACCGCTTTTATCGATACAA GTAATTCGAATAGGACAAGCGCAAGCAGAAACATTAAGCGTGCCTTATTTAAATCCATTGGTTCTGAGGAAAGAATTCGAATCTATTTTAG GTAGGGAAGGCGATTCTTGTCTTGCGGAACCGGAGTTCGTCGAATCGCATCCTATAGTATATTGGAATTTGGTTTGGTTCCTCGAACGCGCCAATATTGAGAATCATCTCCCCGACTTGTTGAGTCCCGATTACTCTGCGAAGTATATGAGTTCTGATTCTGATCCCTTGCCGGATATGGAAAAACCTGccg GCGTGTCGGTGGTGTGCGCGTGGGAGGGCGCGCGCGCGGCCGAGGGCGACGCGCCGGCGCTGCACCGCGCGTGGCGCGGCCGCCTGCAGCCGCGCTCGCGCACGCTGCGCGCGCTGCTGCTCACCGACCACGACTGCTCCAAGCACTACTC TGTCGTACTAGCAGTGTTGGACGGTCTCTTAAGTAATGATCTCTCCGACGCGATCAGAAAATTGGCCTCGTGGCGAGAATCCACCTGTGGAAACAAACGCTACTATTCGTATTACAG ggATATCCTCTTCCTGGCAATGGCGGCTCTGGGTGAACAGAACATCGACTTCTTAGCGTTACAGAACGAGTACACTCGCGCCCTCGACCAACTCGGCACTGAAGCCAGACCCCAGGACTTACCGCCTTCAACGACGGCCATATGTTGCAGGCATTACTTCAAGAGATTGCGTCTAACTGTAAACGAATAA